The proteins below are encoded in one region of Sphingobium yanoikuyae:
- a CDS encoding LysR substrate-binding domain-containing protein, with translation MSPLPPLSAIRVFEAAARLENFTAAAQELGMTQAAVSYQVKLLEERLGISLFQRTGRKVALTEKGREIAPILTRAFDQMRQGFAALTQDHSAVLSISCTNSFAHLWLAPRIGAFQMRHPNLAVRIMADDAVVDLARDGIDLAVRGGKGEWPGLEAKLLTHNRLVPMCSPAWRDRHGPIADAQALHALPRLSPDDMWWHEWFAAMGVEADPADGPPGIALDSQVMEGRAAIAGQGVAILNHFLWKAEVEAGQLVEAVPSYVREIASYWLVYPPHARNTPKIKAFRDWISAEFAIAIAADPDARFLPR, from the coding sequence ATGTCCCCGCTGCCGCCCCTGTCCGCCATTCGCGTGTTCGAGGCCGCCGCGCGGCTGGAGAATTTCACGGCCGCCGCGCAGGAACTGGGGATGACCCAGGCGGCGGTCAGCTATCAGGTGAAATTGCTGGAGGAGCGTCTGGGCATCAGCCTGTTCCAGCGAACCGGGCGCAAGGTGGCGCTGACCGAGAAGGGGCGCGAGATCGCGCCGATCCTGACCCGTGCCTTCGACCAGATGCGGCAGGGTTTTGCCGCACTGACCCAGGATCATTCGGCGGTGCTGAGCATAAGCTGTACCAACAGTTTCGCGCATCTCTGGCTGGCGCCGCGGATCGGCGCCTTCCAGATGCGCCATCCGAACCTCGCCGTGCGGATCATGGCGGATGACGCGGTGGTCGATCTGGCGCGCGACGGCATCGATCTTGCGGTGCGCGGTGGCAAGGGTGAATGGCCGGGGCTGGAGGCGAAGCTGCTGACCCATAACCGGCTGGTGCCGATGTGCAGCCCGGCCTGGCGCGACCGGCACGGGCCGATCGCCGATGCGCAGGCGCTTCATGCCCTGCCGCGCCTGTCGCCCGACGACATGTGGTGGCATGAATGGTTCGCGGCGATGGGCGTGGAGGCCGACCCGGCCGATGGCCCGCCCGGCATCGCGCTCGACAGCCAGGTGATGGAGGGGCGCGCCGCGATCGCCGGGCAGGGGGTTGCGATCCTCAACCATTTCCTCTGGAAGGCAGAGGTGGAAGCGGGGCAACTGGTGGAGGCGGTGCCTTCCTATGTCCGCGAAATCGCCAGCTACTGGCTGGTCTATCCGCCCCACGCCCGCAACACGCCCAAGATCAAGGCTTTTCGCGACTGGATCAGCGCCGAATTTGCCATTGCCATCGCCGCCGATCCGGACGCTCGTTTCTTGCCGCGTTAA
- a CDS encoding type II toxin-antitoxin system CcdA family antitoxin, producing the protein MDDDEFAASRARVEAARERNLIAAAEELGMDLSLRSEPGFVEEVRHRWMEANRGAMESWNAYVEKHGLPLDKYRNF; encoded by the coding sequence ATGGATGACGATGAGTTCGCGGCAAGCCGGGCGCGGGTCGAAGCCGCGCGAGAGCGAAACCTGATTGCTGCTGCCGAAGAACTGGGGATGGATCTCAGTCTACGGTCCGAGCCCGGTTTCGTGGAGGAAGTCCGCCATCGCTGGATGGAAGCCAATAGGGGCGCGATGGAAAGTTGGAACGCCTATGTCGAGAAGCATGGCCTCCCGCTCGACAAATATCGAAATTTTTGA
- the otsB gene encoding trehalose-phosphatase: MPETALPPLPDLPAPPPALLTGAALFLDFDGTLAPIADTPDGVHVDDDLLALLAALRSKLDGRLAIVSGRSIATLREFGFEDFLLAGTHGLEFAAPGEAPDAPPRLPAIDAVERAFHIFADTRPGVLVERKSISVGLHFRGAPDCGEAAGLLAHQLAEEHGLAVQAGKMLFELRPGGADKGSALTRLMQQAPMAGGTPIFIGDDVTDEEGFAAAAQLGGHGILVGPARHTHAAFGLEQVAAVRHYLAQGVAAII, from the coding sequence GTGCCCGAAACCGCTCTTCCCCCTCTGCCCGATCTTCCCGCTCCCCCGCCCGCGCTGCTGACCGGCGCCGCCCTGTTCCTCGATTTCGACGGGACATTGGCGCCGATCGCGGACACGCCCGACGGGGTGCATGTCGATGATGATCTGCTCGCCCTGCTGGCGGCGCTGCGGAGCAAGCTGGACGGGCGCCTCGCCATCGTCAGCGGCCGGTCGATCGCCACGCTGCGCGAATTCGGCTTTGAGGATTTCCTGCTCGCCGGCACCCACGGCCTTGAATTTGCCGCGCCCGGCGAGGCGCCGGATGCGCCGCCCCGCCTGCCCGCCATCGATGCGGTCGAACGGGCCTTTCACATCTTTGCCGATACCCGTCCCGGCGTGCTGGTCGAACGCAAGTCGATCAGCGTCGGCCTCCATTTCCGTGGCGCCCCCGATTGTGGCGAGGCCGCCGGCCTGCTTGCCCATCAGCTTGCAGAGGAACATGGCCTGGCCGTGCAGGCCGGCAAGATGCTGTTCGAACTGCGCCCCGGCGGCGCCGACAAGGGCAGCGCGCTCACCCGCTTGATGCAGCAGGCGCCGATGGCCGGCGGCACGCCGATCTTCATCGGCGACGATGTCACGGACGAGGAAGGTTTCGCCGCCGCCGCGCAATTGGGCGGCCATGGCATATTGGTCGGGCCCGCGCGGCACACGCACGCGGCCTTCGGCTTGGAACAGGTTGCCGCCGTCAGGCATTATCTGGCGCAGGGGGTCGCCGCGATCATCTGA